A stretch of Burkholderia sp. HI2500 DNA encodes these proteins:
- a CDS encoding cytochrome c biogenesis protein DipZ has protein sequence MLLIVLAYLGGVLTILSPCILPVLPFVFARADQPFVRSGLPLLVGMALTFAVVATLAAVGGGWVAQANQAGRWVAIVLLAVFGLTLLMPRLAEHLTRPLVAAGNRLTGFAQRDGRPAGPLSSLLLGVATGLLWAPCAGPILGLVLTGAALRGASVGTTLLLVAYAAGAATSLGVALVIGGKVFAAMKRSLGAGEWIKRGIGVALLGGVGAIALGLDTGALAQLSTVTTGGLETKLVDRLGGRSNGTPGAPAAMAATGNAADNTNGGAMKAAAADRTQANGGAIAGGAMMRAVDTTHAAAALPVEGTLPSLDGAVQWLNSPPLTAASLRGKVVLVDFWTYSCINCLRTLPYTTAWARKYAPYGLVVIGVHAPEFAFERDIGNVKKAVHDLGIDFPVAIDNRFTIWRAFNNEYWPAHYFVDAQGRVRRHHFGEGEYAESERAIQSLLAEAGHPEALNVPIGLAGAPAKGALAAADSADVRSPETYVGYARAEAFMSPGGVVRDAAYHYAEPARPDLNDWGLAGTWQVGAERATLAAPAGRIVYRFHARDLHLVLGPGDDGKPVRFRVTLDGAAPGAAHGSDVDAQGYGTVTGQRLYQLVRQPGAIADRTFSIEFLDSGVNAYAFTFG, from the coding sequence ATGCTGCTCATCGTCCTTGCCTACCTCGGCGGCGTGCTCACGATCCTGAGCCCGTGCATCCTGCCCGTGCTGCCGTTCGTGTTCGCGCGCGCCGACCAGCCGTTCGTCCGCAGCGGCCTGCCGCTGCTCGTCGGCATGGCGCTCACGTTCGCCGTCGTCGCGACGCTCGCGGCCGTCGGCGGCGGCTGGGTCGCGCAGGCCAACCAGGCCGGCCGCTGGGTCGCCATCGTGCTGCTCGCGGTATTCGGCCTGACGCTGCTGATGCCGCGCCTCGCGGAACACCTGACGCGCCCGCTCGTTGCCGCCGGCAACCGGCTCACCGGCTTCGCGCAGCGCGACGGCCGCCCGGCCGGCCCGCTGTCGTCGCTGCTGCTCGGCGTCGCCACCGGCCTGCTGTGGGCACCGTGCGCGGGTCCGATCCTCGGGCTCGTGCTGACCGGCGCCGCATTGCGCGGCGCAAGCGTCGGCACGACGCTGCTACTGGTCGCGTATGCGGCCGGCGCGGCGACGTCGCTCGGCGTCGCGCTCGTGATCGGCGGCAAGGTCTTCGCCGCGATGAAACGCTCGCTCGGCGCCGGCGAATGGATCAAGCGCGGGATCGGCGTGGCGCTGCTGGGCGGCGTCGGCGCGATCGCGCTCGGCCTCGATACCGGTGCGCTCGCGCAGCTGTCGACCGTCACGACGGGCGGGCTCGAGACGAAGCTCGTCGACCGGCTCGGCGGGCGTTCGAATGGCACACCGGGCGCACCGGCGGCGATGGCCGCGACCGGCAACGCCGCCGACAACACGAACGGCGGCGCGATGAAGGCCGCGGCTGCCGATCGCACCCAGGCCAACGGCGGGGCGATCGCCGGCGGCGCGATGATGCGCGCGGTGGATACGACGCATGCGGCTGCCGCGCTGCCCGTCGAAGGCACGCTGCCGTCGCTCGACGGCGCGGTGCAGTGGCTGAACTCGCCGCCGCTGACGGCGGCCAGCCTGCGCGGCAAGGTCGTGCTGGTCGATTTCTGGACGTATTCGTGCATCAACTGCCTGCGCACGCTGCCGTACACGACCGCGTGGGCACGCAAGTACGCGCCGTACGGGCTCGTCGTGATCGGCGTGCACGCGCCGGAGTTCGCGTTCGAGCGCGACATCGGCAACGTGAAGAAGGCCGTGCACGACCTCGGCATCGACTTCCCGGTCGCGATCGACAACCGCTTCACGATCTGGCGCGCGTTCAACAACGAATACTGGCCCGCGCACTACTTCGTCGACGCGCAGGGGCGCGTGCGCCGCCACCACTTCGGCGAAGGCGAATACGCGGAATCGGAGCGCGCGATCCAGTCGCTGCTCGCCGAGGCCGGCCATCCGGAAGCGCTGAACGTGCCGATCGGGCTCGCCGGTGCGCCCGCGAAGGGGGCGCTCGCCGCGGCCGACAGCGCGGACGTCCGCTCGCCGGAGACCTACGTCGGCTACGCGCGCGCCGAGGCTTTCATGTCGCCGGGCGGTGTGGTGCGCGACGCGGCGTACCACTACGCCGAGCCGGCCCGGCCCGATCTCAACGACTGGGGCCTCGCCGGCACGTGGCAGGTCGGCGCCGAACGCGCGACGCTCGCGGCGCCGGCCGGCCGCATCGTCTACCGCTTCCATGCACGCGACCTGCACCTGGTGCTCGGCCCCGGCGACGACGGCAAGCCGGTGCGCTTTCGCGTGACGCTCGACGGCGCGGCGCCCGGTGCCGCGCACGGCAGCGACGTCGATGCGCAAGGCTACGGCACGGTGACCGGGCAGCGCCTGTACCAGCTGGTCCGGCAGCCCGGCGCGATCGCCGACCGCACGTTCTCGATCGAGTTTCTCGATTCCGGCGTGAATGCGTATGCGTTCACGTTCGGCTGA
- the msrB gene encoding peptide-methionine (R)-S-oxide reductase MsrB, with protein MPTRRHLLFAGATGLAVLATLSSVGRRALVGRAFAASPATPQTAAPFEVTLSDAEWHRRLTPAQYSVLREAGTERPYTSPLNDEHRQGTFACAGCALALFSSATKFDSHTGWPSFWKPLDHAVATNTDASFGMIRTEVHCRRCGGHLGHVFDDGPQPTGLRYCMNGLALTFHPAAA; from the coding sequence ATGCCCACCCGCAGACATCTGCTGTTCGCCGGCGCCACCGGCCTCGCCGTGCTCGCGACGCTGTCGTCCGTCGGCCGCCGCGCGCTGGTCGGCCGTGCGTTCGCCGCATCGCCGGCCACCCCGCAGACGGCCGCCCCTTTTGAAGTCACCCTCAGCGACGCCGAATGGCATCGCCGGCTCACGCCCGCCCAGTACTCGGTCCTGCGCGAAGCCGGCACCGAGCGGCCGTACACCAGCCCGCTGAACGACGAGCACCGGCAAGGCACGTTCGCGTGCGCCGGCTGCGCCCTCGCGCTGTTCTCGTCGGCCACCAAGTTCGACAGCCATACGGGCTGGCCAAGCTTCTGGAAGCCGCTCGACCACGCGGTCGCCACGAACACCGACGCATCGTTCGGGATGATCCGCACCGAAGTGCACTGCCGCCGCTGCGGCGGCCATCTCGGCCACGTGTTCGACGACGGCCCGCAACCGACCGGCCTGCGCTACTGCATGAACGGCCTCGCGCTCACCTTCCACCCCGCCGCCGCCTGA
- a CDS encoding type IV toxin-antitoxin system AbiEi family antitoxin domain-containing protein, whose product MSEQNHGKLNLLLAELGDTSLVSSRWLRVHGYSNSLVARYVSSGWLVSPARGVYMRKSGRLQWEGVVRSLQVGEGMPLHVGGRFALSLEGHEHYLRLGDAGTITLYGAERPPAWIGKLPLTQCFEYLGKGPFDWPPMPFEVEASATMLSEQGLAWHQAAPGADALVCSMPERAMLELCDDASDAALIYEVDALMQAMTTLRPQRVGVLLRHCRSIKAKRLFLALAERHRHAWLPHVPRDGIDLGRGKRALVPGGRLHPVYQITLPGDLDEHLA is encoded by the coding sequence ATGAGTGAACAAAATCATGGAAAATTAAACCTTCTGCTAGCTGAGCTGGGTGATACGAGCTTGGTGTCGAGCCGCTGGCTGCGGGTTCACGGCTACTCCAATAGCCTCGTCGCGCGCTACGTGAGCAGCGGTTGGCTGGTGTCGCCGGCACGCGGCGTCTACATGCGCAAGAGTGGGCGCCTACAGTGGGAGGGCGTGGTTCGCAGCCTGCAGGTTGGGGAGGGTATGCCGCTGCACGTCGGAGGTCGTTTTGCACTCAGCCTTGAGGGGCACGAGCACTATCTACGTCTGGGCGATGCCGGCACGATCACCCTGTATGGGGCGGAGCGGCCACCCGCTTGGATTGGCAAACTGCCTCTGACGCAGTGTTTCGAGTATCTGGGGAAGGGGCCGTTCGATTGGCCGCCCATGCCGTTCGAGGTGGAGGCGTCCGCGACAATGCTGTCCGAACAGGGCCTGGCGTGGCATCAGGCCGCACCCGGTGCCGATGCCTTGGTTTGTTCCATGCCGGAGCGGGCCATGCTGGAGCTGTGCGATGACGCCTCTGACGCTGCCTTGATCTACGAGGTGGATGCGCTGATGCAGGCTATGACCACACTGCGGCCGCAGCGGGTCGGCGTATTACTGCGCCATTGCCGAAGCATCAAAGCCAAGCGGCTGTTCCTGGCGTTGGCCGAGCGCCATCGGCATGCATGGCTACCGCACGTGCCGCGGGATGGTATCGATCTGGGTCGGGGAAAGCGCGCGCTGGTGCCTGGCGGCCGCTTGCATCCGGTCTACCAGATCACCTTGCCGGGAGACCTCGATGAACACCTGGCTTGA
- a CDS encoding nucleotidyl transferase AbiEii/AbiGii toxin family protein: MNTWLDHWDRRYTDRVRLLVEILPALAQEPRFALKGGTAINLFEHDLPRLSVDIDLAWLPVHDYAEDARLIAEALGRLADVLRARPLQLQVQLSAGEGAGVTRLVASRGRARVQIETTPVMRGTVHPARNMVVRPRVEEAFGFASVQVLHFADLYAGKLAAALSRQHPRDLFDVGLLLEDERADQALWRTFLVYLTCSPKPAWEMLAPRVPADFAATFEAHFRGMTAEPVEAQVLLDIHERLLARVAGWLDEPSCAFLRSVEGERPDFDLIGLPHAVGLPAVRRKLLNLAQRSDAKRAADRGLLEETLTRIVGARSSR; this comes from the coding sequence ATGAACACCTGGCTTGATCACTGGGATCGGCGCTATACCGACCGCGTACGGCTGCTGGTCGAGATTCTGCCGGCGCTGGCGCAAGAGCCGCGCTTCGCGCTCAAAGGCGGTACGGCGATCAACCTATTCGAGCACGACCTGCCCCGGTTGTCTGTGGACATTGATCTGGCCTGGTTGCCGGTGCATGACTATGCCGAGGACGCAAGGCTCATCGCTGAAGCGCTTGGGCGGCTGGCTGATGTGCTGCGCGCCCGGCCTCTGCAACTGCAGGTGCAATTGTCGGCAGGCGAGGGCGCAGGCGTCACGCGACTGGTGGCCAGTCGCGGTCGTGCGCGCGTGCAGATCGAGACGACGCCGGTGATGCGCGGCACGGTGCATCCCGCGCGGAACATGGTGGTGCGCCCGAGGGTCGAGGAGGCATTTGGCTTTGCTTCGGTGCAGGTGCTGCACTTCGCCGACCTTTATGCCGGCAAGCTGGCTGCGGCATTGTCGAGACAGCATCCGCGCGACCTTTTCGATGTCGGCTTGTTGCTGGAAGACGAGCGGGCGGATCAGGCGCTCTGGCGAACCTTTCTTGTCTACCTAACCTGCAGCCCCAAGCCTGCGTGGGAAATGCTGGCGCCCCGCGTGCCTGCGGATTTCGCCGCGACCTTTGAAGCGCACTTCAGGGGGATGACGGCAGAGCCTGTCGAAGCCCAGGTCCTGCTGGACATCCATGAGCGCCTGCTGGCGCGTGTTGCCGGGTGGCTGGATGAGCCATCGTGCGCATTTCTGCGATCAGTGGAGGGTGAACGGCCGGACTTCGATCTGATCGGACTCCCGCACGCGGTCGGGTTGCCAGCCGTGCGACGCAAATTGCTCAACCTGGCCCAGCGCAGCGACGCCAAGCGTGCGGCGGATCGAGGTTTGTTGGAAGAAACGCTGACGCGGATCGTCGGCGCTAGATCGTCACGTTGA